A window of the Bufo gargarizans isolate SCDJY-AF-19 chromosome 1, ASM1485885v1, whole genome shotgun sequence genome harbors these coding sequences:
- the JCHAIN gene encoding immunoglobulin J chain gives MEQFSVLRAAVLLLFAVYVTGQYYGGQEHVLVDNKCKCIKVTSRFVPSKEDPNVEILERNIKITIPLKSRVNISDPTSPLRTNFVYNLSNLCQKCDPVEIDIGGEPFLVSQGSCSKSDADSCYAYDRSKCYTSEVPFKYDGNIIMRKVPLNSESCYE, from the exons ATGGAGCAGTTCAGTGTGTTACGGGCAgcagttttactactttttgctGTATATGTAACAG GTCAGTATTACGGTGGTCAAGAACATGTTTTGGTGGACAACAAGTGCAAATGTATCAAGGTGACCTCCAGATTTGTCCCATCAAAAGAAGACCCAAATGTAGAAATTCTAGAAAGAAATATTAAAATAAC GATTCCCCTGAAGAGCAGAGTGAACATTTCAGATCCGACTTCTCCATTAAGAACTAATTTTGTCTATAATCTGTCAAATCT TTGCCAAAAATGCGACCCTGTGGAAATTGACATCGGTGGTGAACCATTTCTTGTTTCTCAGGGAAGTTGCAGTAAATCAGATGCGGATTCTTGCTATGCATATGATAGAAGCAAGTGCTATACAAGTGAAGTTCCCTTCAAATATGATGGAAATATAATCATGAGGAAAGTTCCTCTAAATTCTGAATCCTGTTATGAATAA